The proteins below are encoded in one region of Sulfitobacter sp. SK012:
- a CDS encoding UxaA family hydrolase, which translates to MTDNRLIILAPQDTIAVARCAIAQDETLTICGDEIVLKTAVSMGHKLALCPMNVGDRVLKYGVSIGSATQPIAIGDHVHLHNMKSDYTPTYALSEEGEVI; encoded by the coding sequence ATGACTGATAATCGTCTAATTATTTTAGCACCTCAGGACACTATTGCGGTCGCCCGCTGTGCCATTGCCCAAGACGAGACCCTCACTATTTGCGGCGATGAGATCGTTCTGAAAACCGCAGTCAGCATGGGTCACAAGCTGGCGCTTTGCCCTATGAATGTGGGAGACAGAGTTTTGAAATATGGGGTCTCGATTGGCTCTGCGACGCAACCAATCGCAATTGGCGACCATGTGCATTTGCACAATATGAAAAGCGATTACACGCCAACCTATGCGCTGTCCGAAGAAGGTGAAGTAATATGA
- a CDS encoding enolase C-terminal domain-like protein, whose amino-acid sequence MKITALDIRCCRYDGAVIAGAEMRDGQKIAGLEFLVYTLRTDDGQAASMFGFAGRSSLGAGHLAAASLRPFVMGRHALDREAMWHDWRVADRWWHHLPIYAYGPVDCCLWILAAQDAKQPLWRYIGGMHAQVPVYASSLVLADATAYAKEAVAVRDAGMKAYKIHPPGRDLEEDIAIHAAVRDAVGPDFKLMSDPVAPYTLEQATRFGRALEALGYAWLEEPMPDENFSAMRELTRVLDIPVVGTEVLAKHPYSVAECIAGRVTDAVRADVSWSGGITGALKTARLAEAFHMNCELHTTIFHPLEMVNLHLCAAVKNNSYFEVLWPMETFDFGLTSALPIQNGIATLPQTAGLGVELDWDFIDNCTIAEL is encoded by the coding sequence ATGAAGATCACGGCCCTCGATATCCGGTGCTGTCGCTATGACGGAGCCGTCATTGCCGGCGCTGAAATGCGTGACGGGCAAAAGATCGCGGGCCTTGAGTTTTTGGTTTACACGCTGCGCACGGATGACGGGCAGGCAGCGTCGATGTTTGGGTTTGCAGGGCGATCATCTTTGGGTGCAGGACATCTTGCTGCGGCCTCATTACGGCCGTTTGTTATGGGACGTCACGCGCTTGACCGCGAAGCGATGTGGCACGATTGGCGGGTTGCCGACCGGTGGTGGCATCACTTGCCGATCTACGCCTATGGCCCCGTTGATTGCTGTTTGTGGATTCTGGCGGCCCAAGACGCAAAGCAACCTTTGTGGCGCTACATCGGCGGCATGCATGCGCAGGTTCCAGTTTATGCGTCGTCTTTGGTTCTGGCGGACGCTACAGCCTATGCAAAAGAAGCCGTAGCTGTTCGCGACGCAGGCATGAAGGCCTATAAAATTCATCCGCCCGGGCGGGATTTAGAAGAGGATATCGCGATCCACGCAGCAGTGCGTGACGCGGTTGGCCCAGATTTTAAGCTGATGTCAGATCCGGTTGCACCCTATACGCTCGAACAAGCGACACGCTTTGGGCGTGCGTTGGAAGCATTGGGATATGCATGGTTGGAAGAACCCATGCCAGATGAGAATTTCTCGGCCATGCGTGAATTGACACGGGTTCTGGATATCCCGGTCGTTGGGACAGAAGTCCTGGCCAAGCACCCTTATTCCGTAGCCGAGTGCATTGCCGGGCGTGTCACCGATGCGGTGCGCGCAGATGTTTCTTGGTCAGGCGGGATCACAGGAGCGCTGAAAACTGCGCGGCTCGCCGAGGCATTTCATATGAATTGCGAATTGCACACGACCATTTTCCATCCTCTTGAGATGGTGAACCTGCATCTGTGTGCAGCGGTTAAAAACAACAGTTATTTTGAGGTGCTGTGGCCGATGGAGACATTCGATTTCGGACTTACTTCGGCCCTGCCCATTCAAAACGGGATTGCGACTTTGCCCCAAACGGCGGGGCTAGGGGTTGAGCTGGATTGGGATTTTATCGACAACTGCACAATAGCGGAGCTTTGA
- a CDS encoding RraA family protein — protein sequence MSDPRILTFKKCYTGVVHDVMRAMGLRNFTLPPRISPLQPEMTLCGPAFTIEGRLDEAADPHETLLAWTGLLSKCPADHIWTAQPHTHSLAQMGELSAETLHRKGVLGCVLDGGLRDSHFLLDLGFPSWRTHHTPKDIVGQWLPTATEIDINIEDVLIRPGDWLHGDRDGMVRIPIGLLDEIIEKSTAAMQTENKVRNAILDGMDPQEAYLKWGKF from the coding sequence ATGAGTGATCCACGGATTCTGACGTTCAAAAAATGCTACACTGGCGTTGTGCATGACGTTATGCGCGCGATGGGGTTGCGTAATTTTACACTACCTCCTCGGATTAGTCCGCTGCAGCCGGAAATGACGCTGTGCGGCCCTGCTTTCACGATTGAGGGTCGGCTGGACGAAGCCGCAGACCCGCACGAGACGCTTTTGGCTTGGACGGGTTTGCTATCCAAGTGCCCTGCAGACCATATTTGGACAGCACAACCGCACACCCATAGCCTTGCCCAAATGGGCGAACTGTCGGCAGAGACATTGCACCGCAAAGGTGTGCTGGGGTGCGTGTTGGATGGCGGCTTGCGCGACAGTCATTTCCTGCTGGATCTGGGGTTCCCCAGCTGGCGCACACATCACACGCCCAAAGACATCGTTGGGCAATGGCTGCCGACAGCGACCGAAATTGACATAAATATCGAAGATGTCCTCATTCGACCCGGTGACTGGCTGCATGGGGACCGTGACGGCATGGTGCGCATACCGATCGGTCTGCTTGATGAAATCATCGAAAAATCAACCGCAGCGATGCAGACCGAAAACAAGGTCCGCAATGCAATTCTTGACGGGATGGACCCGCAAGAAGCTTATTTGAAATGGGGGAAGTTCTAA
- a CDS encoding L-rhamnose mutarotase, whose translation MERMAMVIGIKPESIPAYKKLHAETWPEILVQITACNIRNYSIHLREPENLLFGYWEYHGADFAADAAAMAVDPKTQEWWDICMPMQDPLKTRAEGEWWAMMEEVFYHE comes from the coding sequence ATGGAACGTATGGCAATGGTAATCGGGATAAAACCAGAGAGCATTCCCGCCTACAAAAAGCTTCACGCTGAAACCTGGCCAGAGATCTTGGTACAGATCACGGCCTGCAATATTCGCAATTATTCAATTCATCTGCGTGAACCCGAAAACTTGCTGTTTGGGTACTGGGAATATCACGGGGCAGATTTTGCAGCTGATGCCGCAGCAATGGCAGTTGATCCAAAAACCCAAGAATGGTGGGACATATGTATGCCCATGCAAGACCCACTAAAGACCCGTGCCGAGGGCGAATGGTGGGCAATGATGGAAGAGGTTTTTTATCATGAGTGA
- a CDS encoding mandelate racemase/muconate lactonizing enzyme family protein has translation MATIVQADVLMVDLTPKVMRTDAIQSFVSQETPIVRLTDADGRVGTGYSYTIGSGGPAIISLLRETLLPAVIGREAEEIEGIWRDLLLTTHATAVGAITSLALAAIDTALWDLRCVRAGLPLWRLAGGAKPEVPLYSTEGGWLHIDTDALVADALAMQAQGFAGSKIKIGKPTLAADRARLRAVRDAVGDDYEILVDANQSFTLSEARRRADMMAEFDIGWFEEPMPADDIGAHVQLNTVSPVPIAVGESMYSLSQFKDYLASNACTIVQADVARVGGITPWLKIAHMAEAFNVTICPHFLMELHVSLTCAVPNAPMLEYIPQLDEITTAPLKIIGGRAIAPSVAGLGIAWDWDAIDARSVAGLSAKIGGS, from the coding sequence ATGGCAACGATTGTCCAAGCTGATGTGTTGATGGTTGATCTGACCCCAAAAGTCATGCGCACTGATGCAATCCAATCCTTTGTATCTCAAGAAACGCCGATTGTGCGTTTGACAGATGCGGATGGACGGGTCGGCACTGGCTATAGCTATACTATCGGGTCGGGTGGCCCTGCGATTATCAGCTTGTTGCGCGAAACGTTGCTGCCCGCAGTAATCGGGCGCGAAGCCGAAGAGATCGAGGGCATTTGGCGCGATCTTTTGCTAACAACGCATGCGACTGCGGTTGGAGCGATTACGTCGCTGGCGCTTGCGGCGATTGATACGGCGCTGTGGGATTTGCGCTGTGTGCGGGCCGGTTTGCCTTTGTGGCGTCTTGCCGGCGGCGCAAAGCCAGAAGTCCCACTCTATTCGACCGAAGGCGGCTGGTTGCACATCGACACCGATGCGCTTGTTGCGGATGCGTTGGCGATGCAAGCACAAGGTTTTGCGGGCTCCAAGATCAAAATCGGTAAGCCTACATTGGCCGCTGATCGTGCACGCTTGCGGGCGGTCCGGGACGCGGTTGGCGACGACTATGAAATTCTTGTGGATGCCAATCAGTCGTTCACATTGTCTGAGGCCCGCCGCCGCGCTGACATGATGGCCGAATTTGACATCGGTTGGTTCGAGGAACCCATGCCAGCGGATGACATCGGCGCGCATGTCCAGTTAAATACAGTCTCGCCCGTGCCAATTGCGGTGGGCGAAAGCATGTACTCACTCTCACAGTTCAAAGACTATTTGGCATCCAATGCCTGCACCATTGTGCAGGCTGATGTCGCTCGTGTTGGGGGCATCACACCTTGGCTTAAGATTGCGCATATGGCCGAGGCGTTTAATGTCACCATTTGCCCGCATTTCTTGATGGAATTGCACGTGAGCCTGACTTGCGCGGTGCCGAATGCGCCCATGCTTGAATATATTCCGCAGCTAGATGAGATCACGACCGCCCCACTCAAAATTATTGGTGGTCGTGCCATCGCCCCTTCTGTCGCGGGTTTGGGAATTGCATGGGATTGGGACGCTATCGATGCCCGTTCAGTTGCGGGTCTGAGCGCAAAAATCGGAGGATCTTAA
- a CDS encoding ABC transporter ATP-binding protein — MAEIKLHNVIKRYGKTEVVHGINLDIAHNEFVVLVGPSGCGKSTTLRMIAGLEDISDGTVSIGPDVVNDLPPRKRNISMVFQNYALYPHMSVRENLGFGLKIAKQDEATILKRVDEAAEILGLDELMERTPAELSGGQRQRVAMGRAIVRHPQAFLFDEPLSNLDAKLRVQMRTEIKKLHQKVKTTVVYVTHDQVEAMTLADRIVVMKDGHIEQVGTPMDVFNHPVNTFVASFIGSPPMNLVPATIKSGQIVFADERSLPVPARLADLVSDGQEVVFGLRPDDLTPVGHGIAESGDSAKVTLPIILSEPLGTETILYTTLAGQEAQGKMFGPRNVAPGEVLEFDVAMDKAHLFDAGTGKSVRTD, encoded by the coding sequence ATGGCTGAGATTAAGCTTCACAATGTCATCAAACGTTACGGCAAGACCGAGGTTGTGCACGGCATCAACCTTGATATCGCCCACAATGAATTTGTCGTGCTGGTGGGTCCTTCGGGATGTGGGAAATCAACGACTTTGCGGATGATTGCCGGGTTGGAAGATATCTCGGACGGGACGGTGTCAATCGGCCCTGACGTGGTCAATGATCTGCCGCCGCGCAAGCGCAATATCTCGATGGTCTTCCAGAACTACGCGCTTTATCCGCATATGTCGGTCCGCGAAAACCTAGGCTTCGGGCTAAAAATTGCTAAGCAGGACGAGGCGACGATCTTAAAGCGCGTTGACGAAGCTGCCGAGATTTTGGGCCTTGATGAGTTGATGGAACGCACACCTGCTGAACTCTCTGGAGGGCAACGCCAGCGTGTTGCAATGGGCCGTGCCATTGTACGCCATCCGCAAGCGTTCTTGTTTGATGAACCGCTGTCTAACCTTGATGCCAAGTTGCGCGTCCAGATGCGCACGGAGATCAAAAAGCTGCATCAAAAGGTGAAAACCACAGTTGTCTACGTCACGCACGATCAGGTCGAAGCGATGACGCTTGCTGACCGAATAGTCGTAATGAAAGACGGGCATATCGAACAGGTTGGCACACCGATGGATGTATTCAATCATCCAGTTAATACCTTTGTCGCCAGCTTTATCGGTTCGCCCCCGATGAATCTTGTGCCGGCGACGATCAAGTCCGGTCAAATCGTCTTCGCGGATGAACGGTCTCTGCCCGTTCCCGCTCGTTTGGCGGACCTTGTCAGCGATGGCCAAGAGGTTGTCTTTGGTTTGCGTCCCGATGACCTCACCCCTGTTGGGCACGGCATTGCTGAGAGTGGCGATAGTGCCAAAGTTACCTTGCCTATTATTTTGTCTGAACCGCTCGGCACGGAAACGATCCTTTATACGACCCTTGCCGGACAAGAGGCGCAGGGAAAGATGTTTGGACCTCGCAATGTAGCTCCCGGCGAGGTGCTGGAATTTGATGTTGCTATGGACAAGGCGCATTTGTTTGATGCCGGCACCGGCAAGTCAGTGCGGACTGACTGA
- a CDS encoding carbohydrate ABC transporter permease — MSGSLRKKTGAVVTWLLTFILMLIICLPGLWVVLTAFRPNGEVLAKPPIWIPQNPNLDNFAKIFGLGANQVAIPVSSYFMNSLIIALTSTAIALLIGMSGGYAFARYRFKFKNGMFLGMMLSRTVPGIALSLPIFMIWSRLGLIDTKMGLIIVYVALNIPFTIWLIDGFFRQIPKEMSEAAQVDGCTRWQAFWKIEFPLAKSGIASAGIFAFLTSWNEYALASNLTRSTDSKTLPVGLMDFTAQFTIDWAGMSAMAVIIIVPALILTFLVQKHLIAGLTFGGVKG, encoded by the coding sequence ATGTCTGGCTCATTGCGTAAAAAAACCGGTGCCGTTGTCACATGGTTGCTGACCTTTATCTTGATGCTCATCATCTGCCTGCCAGGGTTGTGGGTCGTTCTCACGGCGTTTCGGCCGAACGGTGAAGTTTTGGCTAAGCCGCCAATCTGGATACCGCAGAATCCCAACTTAGATAACTTCGCCAAAATCTTTGGGCTTGGGGCCAACCAAGTCGCGATCCCCGTATCATCGTATTTTATGAACTCGTTGATCATCGCGTTGACCAGCACCGCGATCGCGTTGTTGATCGGCATGTCGGGTGGCTATGCTTTTGCCCGCTACCGGTTCAAATTTAAGAACGGAATGTTCTTGGGCATGATGCTGTCACGCACTGTTCCGGGTATTGCGCTGTCGCTCCCGATTTTCATGATTTGGAGCCGTCTTGGGTTAATTGACACAAAAATGGGCCTGATCATTGTCTATGTTGCACTGAACATCCCCTTTACGATCTGGCTGATCGACGGGTTCTTTCGGCAAATTCCCAAGGAAATGTCAGAGGCAGCACAGGTTGATGGCTGCACCCGTTGGCAGGCATTTTGGAAAATCGAATTTCCGCTGGCTAAATCTGGCATCGCCAGCGCGGGTATCTTCGCGTTCCTTACATCTTGGAATGAATACGCGCTGGCCAGCAACCTAACACGGTCTACAGACAGCAAAACGCTGCCTGTGGGACTGATGGACTTCACCGCACAGTTCACGATTGACTGGGCCGGCATGTCAGCGATGGCGGTGATTATCATCGTACCTGCGCTGATCCTGACGTTCCTCGTGCAAAAACACCTCATCGCGGGTCTCACGTTTGGTGGGGTCAAAGGATAG
- a CDS encoding carbohydrate ABC transporter permease encodes MATKPPWFWQREKYTPYLLLLPAVLTLLFVVLVPLLFSFYTSFTGYRLIRPESLWEWVGLRNYRRIFADGDFWSAFGKTIIFLTIALNVEFLLGLGIALLINKITWGQRTLRTIMMFPMMFSPILVGYQFKFVFNDNIGILNNALQSLGLSDGAIPWLVDKYLANFSIIFAEVWMSTSVFAILLLAGLFAMPRDPLEAAKVDGCNPWQVFRHITLPFLMPFVFIAMTIRSLDVARAYDIVDVMTGGGPAGRTELLWTLIARTGYDNARMGQANAMAYISILLSIAFTYYFFTKLLAARQYMGGAE; translated from the coding sequence ATGGCCACTAAGCCCCCATGGTTTTGGCAGCGCGAAAAATACACGCCCTATCTGCTGTTATTGCCAGCTGTCCTTACACTGTTGTTCGTGGTCCTCGTGCCTTTGCTGTTTTCGTTCTACACGAGCTTTACAGGCTACCGGTTGATCCGCCCCGAAAGTCTTTGGGAGTGGGTGGGTTTGCGCAACTACCGGCGCATCTTTGCGGATGGTGACTTTTGGTCTGCCTTTGGCAAAACGATCATCTTCCTGACAATTGCGCTTAATGTCGAATTCTTGCTTGGTCTGGGGATTGCCCTGTTGATTAACAAGATCACTTGGGGACAGCGCACGTTGCGCACGATCATGATGTTCCCGATGATGTTTTCGCCCATTCTGGTGGGCTACCAATTCAAATTCGTCTTCAACGACAATATCGGTATTCTCAACAATGCACTCCAATCGCTTGGCCTCAGTGACGGTGCGATCCCTTGGCTGGTGGATAAATACCTAGCGAACTTTTCGATCATCTTTGCAGAGGTTTGGATGAGCACCTCGGTTTTCGCCATTTTGTTGCTGGCCGGACTGTTTGCAATGCCGCGTGATCCGCTTGAGGCCGCAAAAGTCGATGGCTGTAATCCCTGGCAAGTCTTTCGCCATATTACGCTGCCGTTTCTGATGCCTTTTGTATTCATCGCCATGACGATCCGTAGTTTGGATGTGGCCCGTGCCTATGACATCGTTGATGTGATGACAGGTGGTGGGCCCGCTGGCAGAACAGAGCTTTTATGGACCCTGATCGCGCGTACAGGCTACGATAATGCACGTATGGGTCAGGCAAATGCGATGGCCTATATCTCGATCCTGCTGTCGATCGCCTTCACCTATTATTTCTTCACCAAGCTGCTTGCGGCCCGCCAATACATGGGAGGCGCAGAATAA
- a CDS encoding ABC transporter substrate-binding protein yields MTNITFKTLLAATALTGITATTVAAQEIDYGSFADYTLRVKLIGGAQYEPLYARIAEWEAMTGATVDVLSRKNHFELDREIKQDIAAGSLDWCVGSNHTSFAPQYGSIYMDLNGVIAESTLSEFQELALQNSTVEGRLVQLPRHSDISNLYYIKSLYEDADNLSGFKAEYGYDLTPPETWDQVKDQAMFFADAPTFYGTQFVGKDEAITGRFYEMLVANGGALFDEDWNPTFNSAAGVEAVNFFKDLYEAKAVPAGSLNYLWDDTGLGFASGTVALNLDWAGWASFFNDPENSKIAGDIGLVRAPKGSAGIRTGWSGSHTFSITETCDNVDAAASLVTFLTSHDSQMVEATAGLLPTRAAVWDDAKAQFTADGNDFLVEVFETYAISMSEDAFTPPLITPWIEVSNEIWPQLQAAILGEKTPQEALDEAAKAARLVMEDAGYL; encoded by the coding sequence ATGACCAATATCACGTTCAAAACACTGCTGGCAGCAACCGCGCTGACCGGTATCACCGCAACAACAGTTGCAGCACAAGAAATCGATTATGGGAGTTTTGCCGATTACACGCTGCGTGTGAAACTCATAGGCGGTGCACAATATGAACCGCTTTATGCGCGTATCGCCGAATGGGAGGCGATGACAGGTGCCACGGTCGACGTGCTGTCTCGTAAGAACCACTTCGAACTGGACCGCGAGATCAAGCAAGACATCGCAGCAGGTTCGCTTGATTGGTGCGTTGGGTCAAACCACACCAGCTTTGCCCCGCAATATGGGTCGATCTACATGGACCTGAACGGGGTCATCGCGGAAAGCACCCTGAGTGAGTTCCAAGAGCTTGCTTTGCAGAACTCAACCGTTGAAGGCCGCTTGGTTCAGCTACCGCGCCATTCAGACATCTCGAACCTGTACTACATCAAGTCGCTCTATGAAGATGCGGACAATCTGTCCGGCTTCAAGGCGGAATACGGATATGATTTGACGCCACCTGAAACATGGGACCAAGTCAAAGATCAGGCGATGTTCTTTGCTGACGCGCCTACGTTCTACGGCACGCAGTTCGTTGGCAAAGACGAAGCCATCACTGGACGCTTCTACGAAATGCTGGTCGCCAACGGCGGTGCGCTATTTGACGAAGACTGGAACCCAACCTTTAATTCCGCTGCTGGAGTAGAAGCGGTGAACTTCTTCAAAGATCTCTACGAAGCAAAGGCTGTGCCTGCGGGATCGTTGAACTACCTTTGGGATGATACTGGTCTTGGTTTTGCATCCGGCACCGTTGCATTGAACCTAGATTGGGCGGGATGGGCGTCGTTCTTCAACGATCCTGAAAACTCAAAGATTGCCGGTGATATCGGCCTTGTGCGCGCGCCAAAGGGATCTGCTGGAATTCGGACTGGTTGGTCCGGGAGCCATACGTTCTCGATCACTGAGACATGCGATAATGTGGATGCGGCTGCATCGCTTGTGACCTTCCTGACAAGCCATGACAGTCAGATGGTCGAAGCGACAGCAGGGCTTTTGCCGACACGTGCCGCGGTTTGGGATGACGCCAAAGCGCAGTTCACCGCAGACGGCAATGACTTCCTTGTCGAGGTGTTCGAAACCTATGCGATCTCGATGTCAGAGGATGCGTTCACGCCACCGCTGATCACGCCGTGGATCGAAGTTTCAAACGAGATTTGGCCACAGCTACAGGCCGCAATCTTGGGTGAAAAGACACCACAAGAAGCGCTGGACGAGGCCGCAAAAGCCGCCCGTCTCGTGATGGAAGACGCTGGTTACCTCTAG
- a CDS encoding CaiB/BaiF CoA transferase family protein — MRVLPQSERPLDGLVVVDFSQFLSGPLCGLKLADLGARVIKIERPGQGDLCRHLYLSDTDIDGDNSLFHAINRNKESVTADLRDPDDRDALVELIKTADVLIQNFRPGVIERHGFGYDDIKAINPRLIYGSISGYGEDGPWKDLPGQDLLAQARSGLLWLSGSADHPPTPMGLAVADMLAGNSLAQGILAALVGRGIHGRGALVQTSLLEAMIDFQFEVLSTHLNDGERLPTRSGINGAHAYLGAPYGVYETQDGFLALAMTPSLQVLADLLEITGLESYYDDAKVMMTKRDKIKAVLAAQIATRTTAAWLAVLQPADIWCSEVLNWAQMRATDAYRRLDFEQTITRNGTVRLETLRSPIRINGATLKSDRAAPALGQDTARVLATNKPQTAAE; from the coding sequence ATGAGGGTCTTACCGCAATCCGAACGCCCCTTGGATGGGCTTGTAGTCGTTGACTTTAGCCAGTTCTTGTCCGGTCCCTTATGTGGGCTAAAACTGGCCGATCTGGGTGCGCGGGTGATAAAGATAGAGCGCCCCGGGCAGGGAGACCTGTGCCGTCACTTATATTTGTCTGATACGGACATTGACGGCGACAATTCACTGTTCCACGCAATCAACCGCAACAAAGAAAGTGTGACTGCGGATCTGCGTGACCCCGATGACCGGGACGCTTTGGTTGAGCTTATCAAGACGGCTGACGTGCTAATCCAGAACTTTCGCCCCGGCGTGATCGAGCGTCATGGTTTTGGCTATGACGACATCAAAGCGATTAACCCCCGGCTCATTTACGGCAGCATTTCGGGCTATGGCGAAGATGGCCCTTGGAAAGATCTGCCGGGACAGGATTTGCTCGCCCAAGCACGTTCGGGCCTCTTGTGGTTGAGCGGCAGTGCAGATCATCCACCGACCCCAATGGGGCTGGCAGTTGCGGATATGCTTGCGGGAAATTCTTTGGCTCAAGGCATCCTTGCTGCCCTTGTTGGCCGTGGCATTCACGGGCGCGGTGCGCTTGTGCAGACCAGTCTGCTAGAGGCAATGATCGATTTCCAATTCGAGGTCTTATCCACACATCTTAATGACGGCGAACGCCTACCTACCCGGAGCGGCATAAACGGGGCGCATGCGTACTTGGGCGCGCCCTACGGCGTCTATGAAACACAAGATGGTTTTCTAGCCCTCGCAATGACGCCGTCTTTGCAGGTGCTGGCTGATCTGTTGGAGATTACGGGTCTCGAGTCCTACTATGACGACGCGAAGGTCATGATGACCAAACGCGATAAAATCAAAGCCGTGTTGGCCGCGCAGATTGCTACGCGCACTACGGCCGCGTGGCTCGCGGTGCTGCAACCTGCTGATATCTGGTGCTCTGAGGTCTTAAATTGGGCGCAGATGCGGGCAACGGACGCCTATCGGAGGTTGGATTTCGAACAAACAATTACGCGGAACGGGACGGTGCGGCTTGAAACCTTGCGCAGCCCAATTCGCATCAACGGGGCGACGCTCAAATCTGATCGCGCGGCCCCCGCACTGGGTCAGGACACAGCGCGTGTTCTGGCAACTAATAAGCCGCAGACAGCGGCGGAATGA
- a CDS encoding ABC transporter substrate-binding protein produces MTAKIVLRGMTWDHSRGVDPMLATSAQFERDHPNVAITWEKRSLQAFADRPIAEMAAAYDLMVIDHPHVGEVAGSGQLVALDTLGRDAALARLAGQSVGASHPSYNFNGHQWGLAIDAATPVASFRPDLIDAAPTRWNEVMTLANAGKVALALIPINTLMTFFGLARNQGIPVANDPEFLMDRDAAQGVLDLLMGLSAEVDPRCLTLDPIGVLEWMGRTADAPAYCPFGYGYTNYSRSGYCRFPITFADAPGLEGNGPQGTVIGGTGIAVSSQCQHIDIAADYAFWIAGDACQTGLFFESGGQPSNAAAWEDDNANAATRNFFRNTRATLETSWLRPRYDGYMSFQELGGDILHACLRGDATPAQTLDRLDAAYRESRK; encoded by the coding sequence GTGACAGCTAAGATTGTATTACGCGGGATGACATGGGACCACAGCCGGGGCGTCGATCCGATGCTGGCGACTTCCGCACAGTTCGAACGAGACCATCCCAATGTAGCGATAACCTGGGAAAAGCGCTCCCTTCAGGCTTTTGCAGATCGCCCGATTGCTGAGATGGCAGCCGCCTATGATCTGATGGTAATCGATCACCCGCACGTAGGTGAAGTCGCCGGATCAGGCCAATTGGTTGCACTTGACACGCTGGGCCGTGACGCCGCCCTAGCCCGGTTGGCAGGGCAATCCGTTGGGGCTTCGCATCCGTCTTACAATTTCAACGGGCATCAGTGGGGGTTGGCGATTGATGCGGCAACGCCTGTCGCATCCTTCCGGCCTGATCTCATTGACGCCGCGCCAACCCGTTGGAACGAGGTTATGACCCTTGCCAATGCGGGTAAGGTTGCGCTGGCGCTGATCCCGATTAACACGTTGATGACTTTTTTTGGCTTGGCCCGCAACCAGGGCATTCCAGTGGCCAACGATCCCGAATTTCTGATGGACCGTGATGCGGCGCAGGGTGTTCTTGATCTGCTGATGGGCTTATCAGCTGAAGTTGATCCGCGCTGCCTGACGTTGGATCCCATTGGCGTGTTGGAGTGGATGGGTCGGACAGCGGACGCGCCAGCCTACTGCCCCTTCGGATATGGTTATACAAATTATAGTCGCTCTGGATATTGTCGATTTCCGATCACCTTTGCTGATGCGCCTGGTCTTGAAGGCAATGGGCCACAGGGTACCGTGATTGGTGGTACGGGCATCGCAGTTTCTAGCCAATGCCAGCACATAGATATTGCAGCGGATTACGCTTTTTGGATTGCTGGCGATGCTTGCCAAACTGGCTTGTTCTTTGAAAGTGGTGGTCAGCCAAGCAATGCGGCTGCGTGGGAAGATGACAACGCCAATGCCGCCACGCGCAACTTTTTCCGCAACACGCGTGCAACGCTGGAAACCTCTTGGTTGCGTCCGCGATATGATGGGTACATGTCCTTTCAGGAGCTTGGTGGCGATATCCTGCATGCGTGTTTGCGCGGTGACGCGACACCGGCTCAAACGCTTGACCGCCTAGATGCGGCCTACCGCGAGAGCCGCAAATGA
- a CDS encoding MaoC family dehydratase, with amino-acid sequence MLWFRGCDEGEDQVAQIGVHARGLPGLPDDHAEIPVWNAENWFFEDFEIGDKIRSIRRTISEGESMLFNSLVMDHHPYVSDQEFAAEGGVFGKRLVAGAMVFSYGLGLAATNCLNSFSYGYDRLRFIKPVFIGDTIYTIRENLSKEPKDNKMGKVRVSYSVYKGNGELALYCEHLMTALYRDPEGASGDS; translated from the coding sequence ATGCTATGGTTTAGAGGTTGCGACGAAGGGGAGGATCAAGTGGCGCAAATTGGCGTACATGCGCGTGGATTGCCGGGTTTGCCGGATGATCACGCTGAAATCCCTGTCTGGAATGCCGAGAACTGGTTTTTCGAAGACTTTGAGATCGGCGATAAAATCCGGTCAATCCGGAGGACGATTTCCGAGGGGGAATCGATGTTGTTCAACAGTCTTGTTATGGACCACCACCCTTACGTCAGTGATCAAGAATTTGCCGCTGAGGGGGGTGTTTTTGGCAAGCGCCTCGTCGCGGGCGCGATGGTGTTCTCATATGGGCTGGGCCTGGCGGCCACGAATTGTCTGAACTCATTTTCATATGGCTACGACCGCCTGCGATTTATCAAGCCGGTCTTTATCGGTGATACGATTTACACAATCCGCGAGAACCTTTCCAAGGAACCCAAAGACAACAAGATGGGCAAAGTGCGCGTCAGCTATTCGGTCTACAAGGGCAACGGCGAATTGGCGCTATATTGCGAACATCTGATGACGGCTCTCTACCGCGATCCCGAGGGAGCCAGTGGTGACAGCTAA